One Rosa chinensis cultivar Old Blush chromosome 3, RchiOBHm-V2, whole genome shotgun sequence DNA window includes the following coding sequences:
- the LOC112193521 gene encoding presenilin-like protein At1g08700 isoform X4: MESSILESIGVEIIGVMSPVSICMFLVVLLVYALSPSNPSSSSSIRTAANLVYLESPTDSTSEKLEGALLNALVFVILIALVTFLLVLLYYYNFTNFLKNYMRFSAFFVLATMGGSIFLSIIQHFSIPIDSVTCFLLLFNFTLVGVLSMFAAGMPILLRQAYMVCLGIIVAAWFTKLPEWTTWVLLVALALYDLVAVLAPGGPLKLLVELASTRDEELPALVYEARPTVPRNANASSLGLLVAGVSDSGSVELQAVSRGNVSPGENENRASSDDSVVEVDSFAKEGGQSNGDEGQRLLPVDRALGRHSSSSDASEYSTVNVPSDRARQFGSVASEIVADEEEMSPLVQMSGSGNERDELRRDAAEMFSRAC, encoded by the coding sequence ATGGAGTCGAGCATCCTGGAGTCGATCGGCGTTGAAATCATCGGCGTAATGTCGCCAGTGTCTATCTGCATGTTCCTTGTCGTCCTTTTAGTCTACGCCCTCTCCCCTTCGAACccttcgtcgtcgtcgtcgatcCGGACCGCCGCAAACCTGGTGTACCTGGAGAGCCCCACCGACTCGACCTCCGAAAAGCTCGAAGGCGCTCTCCTCAACGCCCTCGTCTTCGTTATTCTCATCGCCCTCGTCACCTTCCTCCTCGTCCTCCTCTACTACTACAACTTCACTAATTTCTTGAAGAACTACATGCGCTTCTCCGCCTTCTTCGTCCTCGCCACCATGGGAGGTTCCATCTTCCTCTCCATTATCCAGCATTTCTCCATACCCATCGACTCCGTCACTTGCTTTCTGCTGCTCTTCAATTTCACTCTTGTCGGCGTCTTGTCCATGTTCGCCGCCGGCATGCCTATTCTCTTGCGCCAAGCTTATATGGTCTGCTTGGGCATCATCGTCGCTGCTTGGTTCACCAAATTGCCCGAATGGACCACTTGGGTTCTGCTTGTCGCTCTCGCTCTCTATGATTTGGTAGCTGTTCTCGCCCCCGGCGGCCCCCTTAAACTCCTCGTTGAGTTGGCCTCCACCCGCGACGAGGAGCTCCCCGCTTTGGTTTATGAGGCTCGCCCCACCGTCCCCCGAAACGCAAATGCATCCTCCTTGGGCCTTTTGGTTGCCGGGGTTTCCGATTCTGGCTCCGTTGAGCTCCAGGCTGTTTCGAGGGGCAATGTGAGTCCAGGTGAGAATGAAAACCGTGCTAGTTCAGACGACAGTGTGGTTGAGGTTGACAGTTTCGCCAAGGAGGGAGGTCAAAGTAACGGAGACGAAGGGCAGAGGTTACTGCCGGTGGATAGGGCACTGGGTAGGCACTCGTCAAGCAGTGATGCTTCGGAGTATTCAACTGTCAATGTTCCCTCTGATAGAGCTAGGCAGTTTGGCAGTGTAGCATCTGAAATTGTTGCCGATGAGGAGGAGATGTCTCCTCTTGTTCAAATGTCCGGATCAGGTAACGAGAGAGATGAGTTGAGAAGGGATGCTGCTGAAATGTTCAGTAGAG
- the LOC112193521 gene encoding presenilin-like protein At1g08700 isoform X3 produces MESSILESIGVEIIGVMSPVSICMFLVVLLVYALSPSNPSSSSSIRTAANLVYLESPTDSTSEKLEGALLNALVFVILIALVTFLLVLLYYYNFTNFLKNYMRFSAFFVLATMGGSIFLSIIQHFSIPIDSVTCFLLLFNFTLVGVLSMFAAGMPILLRQAYMVCLGIIVAAWFTKLPEWTTWVLLVALALYDLVAVLAPGGPLKLLVELASTRDEELPALVYEARPTVPRNANASSLGLLVAGVSDSGSVELQAVSRGNVSPGENENRASSDDSVVEVDSFAKEGGQSNGDEGQRLLPVDRALGRHSSSSDASEYSTVNVPSDRARQFGSVASEIVADEEEMSPLVQMSGSGNERDELRRDAAEMFSREAC; encoded by the coding sequence ATGGAGTCGAGCATCCTGGAGTCGATCGGCGTTGAAATCATCGGCGTAATGTCGCCAGTGTCTATCTGCATGTTCCTTGTCGTCCTTTTAGTCTACGCCCTCTCCCCTTCGAACccttcgtcgtcgtcgtcgatcCGGACCGCCGCAAACCTGGTGTACCTGGAGAGCCCCACCGACTCGACCTCCGAAAAGCTCGAAGGCGCTCTCCTCAACGCCCTCGTCTTCGTTATTCTCATCGCCCTCGTCACCTTCCTCCTCGTCCTCCTCTACTACTACAACTTCACTAATTTCTTGAAGAACTACATGCGCTTCTCCGCCTTCTTCGTCCTCGCCACCATGGGAGGTTCCATCTTCCTCTCCATTATCCAGCATTTCTCCATACCCATCGACTCCGTCACTTGCTTTCTGCTGCTCTTCAATTTCACTCTTGTCGGCGTCTTGTCCATGTTCGCCGCCGGCATGCCTATTCTCTTGCGCCAAGCTTATATGGTCTGCTTGGGCATCATCGTCGCTGCTTGGTTCACCAAATTGCCCGAATGGACCACTTGGGTTCTGCTTGTCGCTCTCGCTCTCTATGATTTGGTAGCTGTTCTCGCCCCCGGCGGCCCCCTTAAACTCCTCGTTGAGTTGGCCTCCACCCGCGACGAGGAGCTCCCCGCTTTGGTTTATGAGGCTCGCCCCACCGTCCCCCGAAACGCAAATGCATCCTCCTTGGGCCTTTTGGTTGCCGGGGTTTCCGATTCTGGCTCCGTTGAGCTCCAGGCTGTTTCGAGGGGCAATGTGAGTCCAGGTGAGAATGAAAACCGTGCTAGTTCAGACGACAGTGTGGTTGAGGTTGACAGTTTCGCCAAGGAGGGAGGTCAAAGTAACGGAGACGAAGGGCAGAGGTTACTGCCGGTGGATAGGGCACTGGGTAGGCACTCGTCAAGCAGTGATGCTTCGGAGTATTCAACTGTCAATGTTCCCTCTGATAGAGCTAGGCAGTTTGGCAGTGTAGCATCTGAAATTGTTGCCGATGAGGAGGAGATGTCTCCTCTTGTTCAAATGTCCGGATCAGGTAACGAGAGAGATGAGTTGAGAAGGGATGCTGCTGAAATGTTCAGTAGAG
- the LOC112193521 gene encoding presenilin-like protein At1g08700 isoform X2, which translates to MESSILESIGVEIIGVMSPVSICMFLVVLLVYALSPSNPSSSSSIRTAANLVYLESPTDSTSEKLEGALLNALVFVILIALVTFLLVLLYYYNFTNFLKNYMRFSAFFVLATMGGSIFLSIIQHFSIPIDSVTCFLLLFNFTLVGVLSMFAAGMPILLRQAYMVCLGIIVAAWFTKLPEWTTWVLLVALALYDLVAVLAPGGPLKLLVELASTRDEELPALVYEARPTVPRNANASSLGLLVAGVSDSGSVELQAVSRGNVSPGENENRASSDDSVVEVDSFAKEGGQSNGDEGQRLLPVDRALGRHSSSSDASEYSTVNVPSDRARQFGSVASEIVADEEEMSPLVQMSGSGNERDELRRDAAEMFSRAHFQYLGSCYDFGSVLLRSLLECCR; encoded by the coding sequence ATGGAGTCGAGCATCCTGGAGTCGATCGGCGTTGAAATCATCGGCGTAATGTCGCCAGTGTCTATCTGCATGTTCCTTGTCGTCCTTTTAGTCTACGCCCTCTCCCCTTCGAACccttcgtcgtcgtcgtcgatcCGGACCGCCGCAAACCTGGTGTACCTGGAGAGCCCCACCGACTCGACCTCCGAAAAGCTCGAAGGCGCTCTCCTCAACGCCCTCGTCTTCGTTATTCTCATCGCCCTCGTCACCTTCCTCCTCGTCCTCCTCTACTACTACAACTTCACTAATTTCTTGAAGAACTACATGCGCTTCTCCGCCTTCTTCGTCCTCGCCACCATGGGAGGTTCCATCTTCCTCTCCATTATCCAGCATTTCTCCATACCCATCGACTCCGTCACTTGCTTTCTGCTGCTCTTCAATTTCACTCTTGTCGGCGTCTTGTCCATGTTCGCCGCCGGCATGCCTATTCTCTTGCGCCAAGCTTATATGGTCTGCTTGGGCATCATCGTCGCTGCTTGGTTCACCAAATTGCCCGAATGGACCACTTGGGTTCTGCTTGTCGCTCTCGCTCTCTATGATTTGGTAGCTGTTCTCGCCCCCGGCGGCCCCCTTAAACTCCTCGTTGAGTTGGCCTCCACCCGCGACGAGGAGCTCCCCGCTTTGGTTTATGAGGCTCGCCCCACCGTCCCCCGAAACGCAAATGCATCCTCCTTGGGCCTTTTGGTTGCCGGGGTTTCCGATTCTGGCTCCGTTGAGCTCCAGGCTGTTTCGAGGGGCAATGTGAGTCCAGGTGAGAATGAAAACCGTGCTAGTTCAGACGACAGTGTGGTTGAGGTTGACAGTTTCGCCAAGGAGGGAGGTCAAAGTAACGGAGACGAAGGGCAGAGGTTACTGCCGGTGGATAGGGCACTGGGTAGGCACTCGTCAAGCAGTGATGCTTCGGAGTATTCAACTGTCAATGTTCCCTCTGATAGAGCTAGGCAGTTTGGCAGTGTAGCATCTGAAATTGTTGCCGATGAGGAGGAGATGTCTCCTCTTGTTCAAATGTCCGGATCAGGTAACGAGAGAGATGAGTTGAGAAGGGATGCTGCTGAAATGTTCAGTAGAG
- the LOC112193521 gene encoding presenilin-like protein At1g08700 isoform X1, with the protein MESSILESIGVEIIGVMSPVSICMFLVVLLVYALSPSNPSSSSSIRTAANLVYLESPTDSTSEKLEGALLNALVFVILIALVTFLLVLLYYYNFTNFLKNYMRFSAFFVLATMGGSIFLSIIQHFSIPIDSVTCFLLLFNFTLVGVLSMFAAGMPILLRQAYMVCLGIIVAAWFTKLPEWTTWVLLVALALYDLVAVLAPGGPLKLLVELASTRDEELPALVYEARPTVPRNANASSLGLLVAGVSDSGSVELQAVSRGNVSPGENENRASSDDSVVEVDSFAKEGGQSNGDEGQRLLPVDRALGRHSSSSDASEYSTVNVPSDRARQFGSVASEIVADEEEMSPLVQMSGSGNERDELRRDAAEMFSRGIKLGLGDFIFYSVLVGRAAMYDLMTVYACYLAIISGLGCTLILLSVCHRALPALPISIALGVIFYFLTRLLMEPFVVGAATNLLMF; encoded by the coding sequence ATGGAGTCGAGCATCCTGGAGTCGATCGGCGTTGAAATCATCGGCGTAATGTCGCCAGTGTCTATCTGCATGTTCCTTGTCGTCCTTTTAGTCTACGCCCTCTCCCCTTCGAACccttcgtcgtcgtcgtcgatcCGGACCGCCGCAAACCTGGTGTACCTGGAGAGCCCCACCGACTCGACCTCCGAAAAGCTCGAAGGCGCTCTCCTCAACGCCCTCGTCTTCGTTATTCTCATCGCCCTCGTCACCTTCCTCCTCGTCCTCCTCTACTACTACAACTTCACTAATTTCTTGAAGAACTACATGCGCTTCTCCGCCTTCTTCGTCCTCGCCACCATGGGAGGTTCCATCTTCCTCTCCATTATCCAGCATTTCTCCATACCCATCGACTCCGTCACTTGCTTTCTGCTGCTCTTCAATTTCACTCTTGTCGGCGTCTTGTCCATGTTCGCCGCCGGCATGCCTATTCTCTTGCGCCAAGCTTATATGGTCTGCTTGGGCATCATCGTCGCTGCTTGGTTCACCAAATTGCCCGAATGGACCACTTGGGTTCTGCTTGTCGCTCTCGCTCTCTATGATTTGGTAGCTGTTCTCGCCCCCGGCGGCCCCCTTAAACTCCTCGTTGAGTTGGCCTCCACCCGCGACGAGGAGCTCCCCGCTTTGGTTTATGAGGCTCGCCCCACCGTCCCCCGAAACGCAAATGCATCCTCCTTGGGCCTTTTGGTTGCCGGGGTTTCCGATTCTGGCTCCGTTGAGCTCCAGGCTGTTTCGAGGGGCAATGTGAGTCCAGGTGAGAATGAAAACCGTGCTAGTTCAGACGACAGTGTGGTTGAGGTTGACAGTTTCGCCAAGGAGGGAGGTCAAAGTAACGGAGACGAAGGGCAGAGGTTACTGCCGGTGGATAGGGCACTGGGTAGGCACTCGTCAAGCAGTGATGCTTCGGAGTATTCAACTGTCAATGTTCCCTCTGATAGAGCTAGGCAGTTTGGCAGTGTAGCATCTGAAATTGTTGCCGATGAGGAGGAGATGTCTCCTCTTGTTCAAATGTCCGGATCAGGTAACGAGAGAGATGAGTTGAGAAGGGATGCTGCTGAAATGTTCAGTAGAGGTATTAAACTCGGTCTTGGTGATTTCATTTTCTACAGTGTTCTAGTGGGCAGAGCTGCAATGTATGACCTTATGACTGTGTATGCCTGTTATCTTGCCATTATTTCGGGACTTGGGTGCACTCTCATCTTGTTGTCAGTATGCCATCGAGCTTTGCCTGCTCTGCCTATATCTATTGCATTGGGTGTTATTTTTTACTTCTTGACTCGGTTATTAATGGAACCCTTTGTTGTTGGGGCAGCCACAAATTTACTGATGTTTTGA